A stretch of the Candidatus Krumholzibacteriia bacterium genome encodes the following:
- a CDS encoding alanine dehydrogenase, with the protein MIVGVPREAHGLEHRAGLTPFAVHRLSSLGHTVVVERGVGEDAHFSDADYQNAGAQILYSGEEILRRSDLLCCVGRLDREQASMLRPGATVCGFQHMAVAGPETVGPLRDREATLIGYELIEDGSGEAPVLVPFSEMAGHMVLQIAARYLQNGEGGRGILLGSVPCVAPPTVLVLGAGRVGHAVTRHALQAGAHVVVIDTDVGKLRRLHDETNGHVVTIVAGSDRLEKFTAISDVIIGAVLIPGGRAPFVVSEEMVREMKQGSVIVDVSIDQGGCIETSRPTTLADPVFERHGVIHYCVPNMTSNVARTASRALASAALPYLIEIAQNGTESALRENSGLAAGAYLYKGELVHRRVGDTLDMPVTPIERLLGE; encoded by the coding sequence ATGATCGTCGGAGTTCCGCGCGAAGCGCACGGCTTGGAACATCGCGCGGGGTTGACCCCCTTCGCCGTCCATCGATTGTCGAGTCTCGGGCACACGGTGGTGGTCGAGAGGGGCGTGGGCGAGGACGCCCACTTCAGCGACGCCGACTACCAGAACGCCGGCGCGCAGATCCTCTACAGCGGAGAAGAGATCCTCCGTCGCAGCGACCTCTTGTGCTGCGTCGGTCGTCTCGACCGTGAGCAGGCCTCGATGTTGCGCCCTGGCGCGACCGTCTGCGGCTTCCAGCACATGGCCGTGGCCGGTCCCGAGACCGTCGGCCCCTTGCGCGACCGCGAGGCCACACTCATCGGCTACGAGTTGATCGAGGACGGCTCGGGGGAGGCTCCGGTCCTCGTTCCGTTCAGCGAGATGGCCGGGCACATGGTCCTGCAGATCGCCGCCCGCTACCTGCAGAACGGTGAGGGTGGTCGCGGGATCCTCCTCGGATCCGTTCCGTGTGTCGCGCCGCCCACCGTGCTCGTGCTGGGCGCGGGTCGGGTCGGGCACGCGGTCACCCGCCATGCCCTGCAGGCGGGTGCGCACGTCGTGGTCATCGACACCGACGTCGGCAAGCTCCGCCGCCTGCACGACGAGACCAACGGCCACGTGGTGACCATCGTCGCCGGCAGTGATCGGCTCGAGAAGTTCACCGCCATTTCCGACGTCATCATCGGCGCGGTGCTCATCCCCGGTGGGCGCGCTCCCTTCGTGGTGAGCGAGGAGATGGTCCGCGAGATGAAGCAGGGCAGCGTGATCGTCGACGTCTCGATCGACCAGGGTGGCTGCATCGAGACCAGCCGTCCGACCACGCTCGCCGATCCCGTCTTCGAACGGCACGGAGTGATCCACTACTGCGTTCCGAACATGACCTCGAACGTGGCTCGCACGGCGTCGCGCGCTCTGGCCAGCGCGGCCCTGCCCTACCTGATCGAGATCGCGCAGAACGGCACCGAGTCCGCGCTGCGCGAGAACTCCGGCCTGGCCGCGGGCGCGTACCTGTACAAGGGCGAGTTGGTGCACCGCCGCGTGGGCGACACGCTCGACATGCCCGTCACCCCGATCGAACGCTTGCTGGGAGAGTGA
- a CDS encoding acetyl-CoA hydrolase/transferase C-terminal domain-containing protein, which translates to MSWVDDYKSKLASAAEAVGMVRSGDRVYYGGNAAIPSALVSALAERRDELQNVQLNHVLLLGEDLLSQPGMEGHFRHNSLFVGPADRAAVNDGRADYMPIFLHQIPRLFCEGIVPLDVAMVQVSPPDEHGFMSLGIEVLASKAATASAKKVIVQVNPNMPRVLGDAFVHVSRVDAVVEHEAPLPNLHTKDASDVEKAIAGHIVPLIRPGATLQMGIGGIPDSVYGALEGKLDLGIHTEMLSDGAMRAIERGVVSGSQKTLHPGKVVITFALGSDALYDYLDNNPLIEAHPTEYVNDPFIVSQHDNMVAINSAIEVDLTGQVCSDSMGPYIYSGFGGQVDFIRGAAKSKGGMPIIALPATAKKGTLSRIQPFLKQGAGVVTSRADVHWVVTEFGAVNLFGKNLRERAEALISIAAPQFRDELTEQARERKLLA; encoded by the coding sequence ATGAGCTGGGTGGACGACTACAAGTCGAAGCTGGCCAGTGCGGCCGAAGCCGTGGGCATGGTTCGTAGCGGGGACCGGGTGTACTACGGGGGGAACGCGGCGATCCCGTCGGCCCTGGTGAGTGCACTCGCCGAGCGGCGCGACGAGCTCCAGAACGTCCAGCTGAACCACGTGCTCCTGCTGGGCGAGGACCTGCTGTCCCAGCCCGGCATGGAAGGGCACTTCCGCCACAATTCGCTGTTCGTGGGCCCGGCCGATCGCGCCGCCGTGAACGACGGCCGCGCGGACTACATGCCGATCTTCCTGCACCAGATCCCGCGTCTCTTCTGCGAGGGGATCGTGCCGCTGGACGTGGCCATGGTCCAGGTCTCGCCTCCCGACGAGCACGGCTTCATGAGCCTGGGGATCGAGGTCCTGGCCTCGAAGGCGGCGACGGCCTCTGCCAAGAAGGTCATCGTCCAGGTCAACCCGAACATGCCGCGCGTGCTCGGCGACGCCTTCGTGCACGTGAGCCGGGTCGATGCGGTCGTGGAACACGAGGCGCCCCTGCCGAACCTGCACACGAAGGATGCCAGCGACGTCGAGAAGGCCATCGCGGGTCACATCGTGCCACTGATCCGGCCGGGTGCCACGTTGCAGATGGGCATCGGCGGGATTCCCGACTCGGTCTACGGGGCGCTCGAGGGAAAGCTCGACCTCGGGATCCACACCGAGATGCTCAGTGACGGCGCCATGCGGGCCATCGAACGTGGTGTGGTGAGTGGAAGTCAGAAGACCCTGCATCCGGGCAAGGTCGTGATCACCTTCGCGCTCGGCAGCGACGCTCTCTACGACTACCTCGACAACAACCCGTTGATCGAGGCGCATCCGACCGAGTACGTGAACGACCCCTTCATCGTGAGCCAGCACGACAACATGGTGGCCATCAACTCGGCGATCGAGGTCGATCTCACCGGTCAGGTGTGTTCCGACTCCATGGGTCCGTACATCTACTCGGGCTTCGGTGGTCAGGTCGACTTCATCCGCGGCGCGGCCAAGAGCAAGGGCGGCATGCCGATCATCGCCCTGCCGGCCACGGCGAAGAAGGGCACCCTGAGCCGGATCCAGCCGTTCCTGAAGCAGGGGGCGGGCGTGGTCACCAGTCGGGCCGACGTGCACTGGGTCGTGACCGAATTCGGTGCGGTGAACCTCTTCGGCAAGAACCTGCGGGAGCGGGCCGAGGCACTGATCAGCATCGCGGCCCCGCAGTTCCGCGACGAACTCACCGAGCAGGCCCGCGAGCGCAAGCTGCTGGCCTGA